The Salvelinus sp. IW2-2015 linkage group LG8, ASM291031v2, whole genome shotgun sequence genome window below encodes:
- the LOC111967831 gene encoding LOW QUALITY PROTEIN: LLGL scribble cell polarity complex component 2 isoform X2 (The sequence of the model RefSeq protein was modified relative to this genomic sequence to represent the inferred CDS: substituted 1 base at 1 genomic stop codon) has protein sequence MKRFRRHGQESQRERIKQELYGFNKTVEHGFPHQPSALGFSPSLQLLAIGTRSGAIKLYGGPGVEFMGLHDENAAVTQVHFLPHQVELVTLLDDNSLHMWTLRAHHGVSELLEIGRFTLTGPPGAPPSVTRVTAVLAHSSGDLLLLGTEGGHVFVVKVPGFRELEERNISLEKVTNGVPEDYGGRRSLEHVESLQENPVNPRQVLIGYGRGLMVIWDLDSQSAVKHIPATQQLESVWWTEDGGHVLSSHSDGSYCRWKVAGDDPQSEQEKSEVPYGHFPCKAISKIIQLPTEQGPPFLFLSGGMPRASYGDRHCISVIHSKTHVALDFTSRIIDFFVIRDGPDHTGEPSALVVLVEEELVVIDLQTEGWPVIQTPYLVPLHCSAITCSHHVSAIPLKLWERVLSAGALQNTHYSKKPWPMTGGQNLAPDPPQRDLLLTGHEDGTVRFWDASGVCLYPMYKLSTAGVFLTDSDPNDNLNQGTEGEWPPFRKVGCFDPYSDDPRLGIQKIHLCKYSGYLTVAGTAGQILVLELNDEAAEQTVEATVADLLQGQEGFRWKGHTRLEVREEPVTFPPGFQPFALVQCQPPAVVTALTLHSEWKLVTFGTSHGFGLYDYQQKNNVLVRCTLNPSDQLAMEGPLSRVKSIKKSLRQSFRRIRRSRVSLRKHHVNNAAKLQQANARLEAELAEMELAPVQRKIEPRSPDDSFTGLVRTLYFADTFLSDSSHNTPSLWAGTNGGSVFAYQLRLPPVERRGEDPVTAHPAKEIQLMHRAPVVGILVLDGHGSPLPEPLEVAHDLARSPDMQGSHSLLVISEEQFKVFTLPKVSAKMKLKLTAIDGSRVRRVGVAWFGSTRTDDXGESGLTVLTNQGDLHVVSLPGVKLQVQYPCIRREDVSGIASCVFTKHGQGFYLISPSEFERFSLSARCVVEPRSLVEVSSQTPSTTLPRAPPDGASVERRNSTRDGVAVLQEIQKSLEVDQTTFLENGTSALAGGKVLSN, from the exons ATGAAGAGGTTTAGGAGACATGGCCAAGAGTCCCAGAGAGAGCGGATCAAACAGGAGCTCTACGGGTTCAACAAG ACAGTGGAGCATGGTTTTCCTCACCAACCCAGTGCTCTGGGCTTCAGCCCCAGTCTACAGCTCCTGGCCATCGGCACACGTTCCGGAGCCATCAAACT TTACGGTGGCCCAGGTGTAGAGTTCATGGGTCTACACGATGAGAACGCTGCCGTCACACAGGTCCACTTCCTGCCACACCAG GTGGAGCTGGTGACTCTGTTGGATGACAACAGTCTCCATATGTGGACCCTCAGAGCTCACCATGGTGTCTCTGAGCTGCTGGAGATAGGACGCTTCACACTCACTGGACCCCCGGG tgctcccCCCAGTGTAACTCGTGTAACAGCGGTGCTAGCCCACTCTTCTGGGGACCTGTTGTTGCTAGGAACAGAGGGAGGACACGTGTTTGTAGTGAAGGTACCAGGCTTCAGAGAACTAGAGGAGAGGAACATCAGCCTGGAGAAAGTCACCAACGG TGTACCAGAGGATTACGGAGGTCGTAGGAGCCTGGAGCATGTCGAGTCCTTACAGGAGAATCCCGTCAACCCACGCCAGGTTCTGATTGGCTACGGACGAGGCCTCATGGTCATCTGGGACCTGGACAGCCAATCAGCCGTCAAACACATCCCCGCTACACAG CAACTGGAGAGCGTGTGGTGGACGGAGGACGGTGGCCATGTTCTCAGTTCCCATAGCGACGGCAGCTACTGCCGCTGGAAGGTGGCTGGGGATGACCCACAGAGCGAGCAGGAGAAGTCTGAAGTACCGTATG GCCACTTCCCCTGTAAGGCCATCTCTAAAATCATCCAGCTGCCGACAGAACAGGG GCCTCCGTTCCTGTTCCTCAGTGGCGGCATGCCCCGGGCCAGCTACGGCGACAGACACTGTATCAGTGTGATCCACAGTAAAACACACGTGGCTCTGGACTTCACCTCCAGAATCATCGACTTCTTTGTCATCAGAGACGGACCAGACCATACAG GCGAACCCAGTGCGTTGGTGGTCTTAGTAGAAGAGGAGTTGGTAGTGATAGATCTTCAgactgaagggtggccagtcatcCAGACTCCATACCTGGTGCCTCTCCACTGCTCTGCCATCACCTGCTCCCACCATGTCTCTGCTATACCCCTGAAGCTGTGGGAGAGGGTCCTGTCTGCCGGAGCACTGCAGAACACACACTACTCTAAGAAG CCGTGGCCTATGACAGGAGGACAGAACCTGGCCCCAGACCCCCCTCAGAGAGACTTACTGCTCACAGG GCACGAGGACGGTACGGTGCGTTTCTGGGACGCGTCGGGGGTGTGTCTGTACCCCATGTACAAGCTGAGCACAGCAGGGGTGTTCCTCACTGACTCAGACCCCaatgacaacctgaaccagggCACAGAGGGAGAGTGGCCACCTTTCAGAAAG gTGGGTTGTTTTGACCCGTACAGTGACGACCCTCGTCTCGGCATTCAGAAAATCCACCTGTGTAAATACAGCGGCTACCTGACTGTAGCTGGCACTGCTGGACAG ATCCTGGTGTTAGAGCTGAATGATGAGGCAGCAGAACAGACTGTGGAGGCCACCGTAGCAGACCTGCTTCAGGGACAGGAGGGCTTCCGCTGGAAG GGCCACACGCGtctggaggtgagggaggagccGGTGACGTTCCCCCCAGGTTTCCAGCCCTTTGCCCTGGTCCAGTGCCAGCCTCCGGCCGTGGTCACTGCCCTCACCCTGCACTCTGAGTGGAAACTAGTAACATTCGGGACCAGCCACGGCTTCGGACTCTACGACTACCAGCAGAAAAACAACGTTCTCGTCAG GTGTACTCTGAACCCCAGTGACCAGCTGGCTATGGAAGGTCCTCTGTCCAGAGTGAAGAGCATTAAGAAGTCTCTCCGCCAGTCCTTCAGAAGGATAAGGCGCAGCCGAGTGTCCCTACGCAAACACCATGTCAACAACGCAGCTAAG TTGCAGCAGGCCAATGCTCGMCTAGAGGCGGAGCTAGCTGAGATGGAGTTGGCGCCCGTCCAGAGAAAAATAGAGCCTCGGTCCCCTGACGACTCCTTCACCGGCCTCGTGCGCACGCTATACTTCGCTGATACCTTCCTTTCAGACA GCTCCCACAACACACCCTCTCTGTGGGCAGGGACCAATGGAGGATCAGTATTCGCCTACCAGCTCCGCCTACCGCCTGTGGAACGCAGAGGAGAGGACCCTGTCACAGCACACCCTG ctAAGGAGATCCAGTTGATGCACCGGGCTCCAGTAGTGGGCATCTTGGTGTTGGACGGCCATGGTTCCCCTCTGCCTGAGCCCCTGGAGGTGGCACACGACCTGGCCCGCTCACCTGACATGCAGGGTTCACACAGCCTACTGGTCATATCAGAGGAACAGTTCAAG gTGTTCACCCTGCCTAAGGTGAGCGCCAAAATGAAGTTGAAGCTGACGGCCATTGACGGCTCACGCGTGCGCCGGGTGGGCGTGGCCTGGTTCGGCAGCACCCGTACGGACGACTARGGCGAGAGCGGCCTCACCGTCCTGACCAATCAGGGAGACCTCCACGTGGTGTCGTTGCCGGGGGTGAAATTACAGGTCCAGTACCCCTGTATACGTAGGGAGGACGTCAGCGGCATTGCATCCTGCGTCTTCACCAAGCATGGACAAG GTTTCTACCTGATCTCTCCGTCAGAGTTTGAgcgtttctctctgtctgctcgcTGTGTGGTGGAGCCCCGGTCTCTAGTGGAGGTGTCCTCTCAGACACCCAGCACCACTCTGCCACGGGCGCCGCCGGACGGGGCCTCTGTGGAGCGCAG AAATTCCACGAGGGATGGCGTGG CTGTGCTTCAGGAGATCCAGAAATCTCTAGAAGTAGATCAGAC GACATTCCTGGAGAATGGGACGAGTGCTCTCGCTGGAGGGAAGGTGCTGAGCAATTGA
- the LOC111967831 gene encoding LOW QUALITY PROTEIN: LLGL scribble cell polarity complex component 2 isoform X1 (The sequence of the model RefSeq protein was modified relative to this genomic sequence to represent the inferred CDS: substituted 1 base at 1 genomic stop codon): MKRFRRHGQESQRERIKQELYGFNKTVEHGFPHQPSALGFSPSLQLLAIGTRSGAIKLYGGPGVEFMGLHDENAAVTQVHFLPHQVELVTLLDDNSLHMWTLRAHHGVSELLEIGRFTLTGPPGAPPSVTRVTAVLAHSSGDLLLLGTEGGHVFVVKVPGFRELEERNISLEKVTNGVPEDYGGRRSLEHVESLQENPVNPRQVLIGYGRGLMVIWDLDSQSAVKHIPATQQLESVWWTEDGGHVLSSHSDGSYCRWKVAGDDPQSEQEKSEVPYGHFPCKAISKIIQLPTEQGPPFLFLSGGMPRASYGDRHCISVIHSKTHVALDFTSRIIDFFVIRDGPDHTGEPSALVVLVEEELVVIDLQTEGWPVIQTPYLVPLHCSAITCSHHVSAIPLKLWERVLSAGALQNTHYSKKPWPMTGGQNLAPDPPQRDLLLTGHEDGTVRFWDASGVCLYPMYKLSTAGVFLTDSDPNDNLNQGTEGEWPPFRKVGCFDPYSDDPRLGIQKIHLCKYSGYLTVAGTAGQILVLELNDEAAEQTVEATVADLLQGQEGFRWKGHTRLEVREEPVTFPPGFQPFALVQCQPPAVVTALTLHSEWKLVTFGTSHGFGLYDYQQKNNVLVRCTLNPSDQLAMEGPLSRVKSIKKSLRQSFRRIRRSRVSLRKHHVNNAAKLQQANARLEAELAEMELAPVQRKIEPRSPDDSFTGLVRTLYFADTFLSDSSHNTPSLWAGTNGGSVFAYQLRLPPVERRGEDPVTAHPAKEIQLMHRAPVVGILVLDGHGSPLPEPLEVAHDLARSPDMQGSHSLLVISEEQFKVFTLPKVSAKMKLKLTAIDGSRVRRVGVAWFGSTRTDDXGESGLTVLTNQGDLHVVSLPGVKLQVQYPCIRREDVSGIASCVFTKHGQGFYLISPSEFERFSLSARCVVEPRSLVEVSSQTPSTTLPRAPPDGASVERRNSTRDGVESSRRVMEHALLNDETVLQEIQKSLEVDQTTFLENGTSALAGGKVLSN, translated from the exons ATGAAGAGGTTTAGGAGACATGGCCAAGAGTCCCAGAGAGAGCGGATCAAACAGGAGCTCTACGGGTTCAACAAG ACAGTGGAGCATGGTTTTCCTCACCAACCCAGTGCTCTGGGCTTCAGCCCCAGTCTACAGCTCCTGGCCATCGGCACACGTTCCGGAGCCATCAAACT TTACGGTGGCCCAGGTGTAGAGTTCATGGGTCTACACGATGAGAACGCTGCCGTCACACAGGTCCACTTCCTGCCACACCAG GTGGAGCTGGTGACTCTGTTGGATGACAACAGTCTCCATATGTGGACCCTCAGAGCTCACCATGGTGTCTCTGAGCTGCTGGAGATAGGACGCTTCACACTCACTGGACCCCCGGG tgctcccCCCAGTGTAACTCGTGTAACAGCGGTGCTAGCCCACTCTTCTGGGGACCTGTTGTTGCTAGGAACAGAGGGAGGACACGTGTTTGTAGTGAAGGTACCAGGCTTCAGAGAACTAGAGGAGAGGAACATCAGCCTGGAGAAAGTCACCAACGG TGTACCAGAGGATTACGGAGGTCGTAGGAGCCTGGAGCATGTCGAGTCCTTACAGGAGAATCCCGTCAACCCACGCCAGGTTCTGATTGGCTACGGACGAGGCCTCATGGTCATCTGGGACCTGGACAGCCAATCAGCCGTCAAACACATCCCCGCTACACAG CAACTGGAGAGCGTGTGGTGGACGGAGGACGGTGGCCATGTTCTCAGTTCCCATAGCGACGGCAGCTACTGCCGCTGGAAGGTGGCTGGGGATGACCCACAGAGCGAGCAGGAGAAGTCTGAAGTACCGTATG GCCACTTCCCCTGTAAGGCCATCTCTAAAATCATCCAGCTGCCGACAGAACAGGG GCCTCCGTTCCTGTTCCTCAGTGGCGGCATGCCCCGGGCCAGCTACGGCGACAGACACTGTATCAGTGTGATCCACAGTAAAACACACGTGGCTCTGGACTTCACCTCCAGAATCATCGACTTCTTTGTCATCAGAGACGGACCAGACCATACAG GCGAACCCAGTGCGTTGGTGGTCTTAGTAGAAGAGGAGTTGGTAGTGATAGATCTTCAgactgaagggtggccagtcatcCAGACTCCATACCTGGTGCCTCTCCACTGCTCTGCCATCACCTGCTCCCACCATGTCTCTGCTATACCCCTGAAGCTGTGGGAGAGGGTCCTGTCTGCCGGAGCACTGCAGAACACACACTACTCTAAGAAG CCGTGGCCTATGACAGGAGGACAGAACCTGGCCCCAGACCCCCCTCAGAGAGACTTACTGCTCACAGG GCACGAGGACGGTACGGTGCGTTTCTGGGACGCGTCGGGGGTGTGTCTGTACCCCATGTACAAGCTGAGCACAGCAGGGGTGTTCCTCACTGACTCAGACCCCaatgacaacctgaaccagggCACAGAGGGAGAGTGGCCACCTTTCAGAAAG gTGGGTTGTTTTGACCCGTACAGTGACGACCCTCGTCTCGGCATTCAGAAAATCCACCTGTGTAAATACAGCGGCTACCTGACTGTAGCTGGCACTGCTGGACAG ATCCTGGTGTTAGAGCTGAATGATGAGGCAGCAGAACAGACTGTGGAGGCCACCGTAGCAGACCTGCTTCAGGGACAGGAGGGCTTCCGCTGGAAG GGCCACACGCGtctggaggtgagggaggagccGGTGACGTTCCCCCCAGGTTTCCAGCCCTTTGCCCTGGTCCAGTGCCAGCCTCCGGCCGTGGTCACTGCCCTCACCCTGCACTCTGAGTGGAAACTAGTAACATTCGGGACCAGCCACGGCTTCGGACTCTACGACTACCAGCAGAAAAACAACGTTCTCGTCAG GTGTACTCTGAACCCCAGTGACCAGCTGGCTATGGAAGGTCCTCTGTCCAGAGTGAAGAGCATTAAGAAGTCTCTCCGCCAGTCCTTCAGAAGGATAAGGCGCAGCCGAGTGTCCCTACGCAAACACCATGTCAACAACGCAGCTAAG TTGCAGCAGGCCAATGCTCGMCTAGAGGCGGAGCTAGCTGAGATGGAGTTGGCGCCCGTCCAGAGAAAAATAGAGCCTCGGTCCCCTGACGACTCCTTCACCGGCCTCGTGCGCACGCTATACTTCGCTGATACCTTCCTTTCAGACA GCTCCCACAACACACCCTCTCTGTGGGCAGGGACCAATGGAGGATCAGTATTCGCCTACCAGCTCCGCCTACCGCCTGTGGAACGCAGAGGAGAGGACCCTGTCACAGCACACCCTG ctAAGGAGATCCAGTTGATGCACCGGGCTCCAGTAGTGGGCATCTTGGTGTTGGACGGCCATGGTTCCCCTCTGCCTGAGCCCCTGGAGGTGGCACACGACCTGGCCCGCTCACCTGACATGCAGGGTTCACACAGCCTACTGGTCATATCAGAGGAACAGTTCAAG gTGTTCACCCTGCCTAAGGTGAGCGCCAAAATGAAGTTGAAGCTGACGGCCATTGACGGCTCACGCGTGCGCCGGGTGGGCGTGGCCTGGTTCGGCAGCACCCGTACGGACGACTARGGCGAGAGCGGCCTCACCGTCCTGACCAATCAGGGAGACCTCCACGTGGTGTCGTTGCCGGGGGTGAAATTACAGGTCCAGTACCCCTGTATACGTAGGGAGGACGTCAGCGGCATTGCATCCTGCGTCTTCACCAAGCATGGACAAG GTTTCTACCTGATCTCTCCGTCAGAGTTTGAgcgtttctctctgtctgctcgcTGTGTGGTGGAGCCCCGGTCTCTAGTGGAGGTGTCCTCTCAGACACCCAGCACCACTCTGCCACGGGCGCCGCCGGACGGGGCCTCTGTGGAGCGCAG AAATTCCACGAGGGATGGCGTGG AGAGCTCTAGACGTGTGATGGAGCATGCTTTGCTGAATGACGAGA CTGTGCTTCAGGAGATCCAGAAATCTCTAGAAGTAGATCAGAC GACATTCCTGGAGAATGGGACGAGTGCTCTCGCTGGAGGGAAGGTGCTGAGCAATTGA
- the LOC111967832 gene encoding BTB/POZ domain-containing protein KCTD21-like, with protein MLNLNSSDSNTNSNSNSLSDPVSLNVGGEIYTTTLDTLTRYRDSMLGAMFXGQISTLRDKRGNVFIDRDGKVFRYILNFLRSSSLDLPDGFSEMRLLRREADFFQIRPLLDEIQRHVEAXPLSLRDAPRRALLLVDVDCQVRVLHFNLRRAPENYELRTCSVCILTAEIFCTWRAFLVLLCERFSYRTTQGLTSPLPSDQRYNRLKLEWVPRPDELPQDQYEKQRYRGLVVSDSWATQTHFGDLCDAIIPCRSPCEVKDMHRFLEELLTVSLAEGFRVDSVTPDSMDVLSCHTLQLVR; from the exons ATGCTGAACCTAAACTCCTCGGACAGCAACACTAACAGCAACAGTAACTCCTTGTCGGACCCTGTGTCTCTCAACGTTGGCGGTGAGATCTACACTACGACTCTGGACACTCTGACTCGCTACCGAGACTCCATGCTGGGCGCCATGTTCAKCGGTCAGATCTCTACGCTTAGGGACAAACGTGGAAATGTTTTCATCGACCGCGACGGGAAGGTTTTCCGCTATATCCTGAACTTCCTACGTTCCAGCTCCCTGGACCTGCCGGACGGGTTCTCTGAGATGAGGCTGCTGAGGAGGGAAGCAGATTTCTTCCAGATCCGCCCCCTACTGGATGAGATACAGCGGCACGTTGAGGCCGSACCGCTCAGCCTGAGAGATGCACCCAGAAGAGCCTTGCTGCTGGTGGACGTGGactgccag GTGCGCGTGCTACACTTCAACCTACGGCGTGCTCCCGAGAACTACGAACTCCGCACATGCTCAGTGTGCATCCTCACCGCCGAAATCTTCTGTACCTGGCGTGCCTTTCTGGTTCTCCTCTGTGAGCGTTTCTCTTACCGCACAACCCAGGGTCTTACTTCCCCCCTCCCCAGTGACCAGCGCTACAACCGTCTCAAACTGGAGTGGGTTCCCCGGCCAGACGAACTTCCCCAGGACCAGTATGAGAAACAGCGGTACAGAGGACTCGTCGTCTCGGACTCTTGGGCCACACAGACCCACTTTGGTGACCTCTGTGATGCCATCATCCCATGCCGCAGCCCCTGTGAGGTCAAAGACATGCACAGGTTTTTGGAGGAGCTGCTGACGGTGTCTTTGGCAGAGGGTTTTAGGGTTGACTCCGTGACCCCTGACTCCATGGACGTTTTGAGCTGCCATACTCTGCAGCTTGTACGGTAG